Proteins encoded within one genomic window of Aerococcus viridans:
- the comGC gene encoding competence type IV pilus major pilin ComGC: MKEMLVKFIQKCRRKEGFTLIEMVLVLFIVAALLLLIIPNMSEQTKNVESKTNAALVETVETQMELYLLEHDEESVTAEVLANEGYITNDQLKKYNAIPTQTVTP, encoded by the coding sequence ATGAAAGAAATGTTGGTTAAGTTCATTCAAAAGTGTCGTAGAAAAGAAGGTTTTACGCTTATAGAAATGGTTCTGGTCTTATTTATTGTGGCAGCCTTGTTACTGCTAATTATACCAAACATGTCCGAGCAAACAAAAAATGTAGAGTCTAAAACTAACGCTGCTTTAGTTGAAACGGTTGAAACGCAGATGGAATTATATTTACTAGAACATGATGAAGAAAGTGTCACGGCGGAAGTACTAGCAAACGAAGGTTATATCACCAATGATCAATTAAAAAAATATAATGCTATTCCAACACAAACTGTTACCCCTTAG